The DNA sequence TTTCAAGTAGATTACACAAATGAAAAAGGGCAATGGTTAGCCAATAAGTTAGGTGCTGATAAGAAAATAGTGCTATTAGGAACATTATTGATGGATAGCAAGTTGGGACAGGCTTACAAAGAAGGAAGGCTGAAAGACCATATTGAAATGAGTAGGAAGTTGGCAGATGAATTCTTGTCTGTGAGTAGTGAAATTACCGATACCGAAAAAGAAAACATCTTACATTGTGTTTTACAACATCACGGAGTAAAAAAATTTTACTCACTGGAAGCAGAGATATGTTGTAATGCAGATTGTTACAAATTCGCTTCAGTAAAAGGGGTTATCGGAAGCATAAAAAATCTGAGAGATATGCCACTGGAGGATTTAGTTAAACTTTTTATTGAAAAGGCAGAAGAAAAATGGAATGCATTAAGTTTGGGTATTTGCAGGAAGGAACTTAAACCACAATACGAAGCGATAGTAAATTTGTTAAAAGCATATCAAAACTAAGATTATGAAACTATATAGATTTAGTCCCATAAAAAACGAGAAAGAGCTCTTAGACGCCATTAAGCATACTCATTTTGAGTGTTATAAACTTAGCAAGCAATCTTTTGGAAGATATTTACCAAATGCAGGAAACATTGGGATATTTTGTCATTACGATGATGAGTTTGAACGCTTGATCAAAATTCGTGAAAGACTTACCGAAAAATCAGATAATTATAATCAGAAGTATTTCAGATTACATAAACCGATTACCATACCTCAAAAGGGAGATGTTCCGGAAACTATTTACACCTATCTTTATATTAGAAGGCCTGATCCGTATCGTTCACAAGTGGGAGATGTGGATTTTTATTTGCAGCCAGAAAAATACAATAAACTAAAGACAGAAATGTTGAAAGGAAAAAAAGTAAAAGGGGCAAGAGTCTTTGATAGACCTGATTTGGATATGATCGAGCTTTATGATCCGGATAGCGACGCTCTTGGGTATGTGAGCACTGAAAAGATGTCTGAATTGGTGAGAGTTAAATTATCAGAACATACCAAGTTGTGATTTGGTGTGTTCGGGAATGACCTGTGTAATATGTAAATAAAGATATACCAAACTTATTCATCGATTCCGGTATGTGATTTTTACAACAAAGCTACAGATAATCAAGTAAAATAGTATTTATCCGCTAGACATCACTTATTAAGTTAGTCTAAACTCACTACGCAGCAAGTTTTTTCTACGACCATTAGTGATTATTAAAGTACGATATCATCATGAAAGACAAAAGAATCTGGATTATTTTTTTGATTATTTTTGTAAACCTACTTGGCTTTGGAATTATTTTGCCTCTCCTTCCTTATTATGTTGAAAGTTTCGGCGCCGGCCCTTTGACTATCGGGCTAATATTTGCCTCTTATTCTTTTTTCCAGATAATTTCGGCACCGATTTTGGGGGAGCTGTCGGATAAATTTGGCAGACGACCGGTTTTGTTATTCTCGATTTTCGGAACCGCAGTATCCTTTGGTTTACTGGGTATCGCAAATTCAATTCCGCTTTTATTTCTGTCGCGCATAATTGATGGAGCAACAGGTGGAAATATTTCAACGGCTCAGGCTTACATTGCCGACATAACTACCAAAGAAAATAGAACCCAGGGAATGGGAATAATGATGGCAGCTTTTAGTTTGGGTTTTATAATAGGGCCTGCATTAGGCGGCTTGTTATCGGTATATGGATATGCAGTCCCTGCTTTTGTAGCAGGGATAGTTGCACTTGGGGCAACTTTACTTACATATTTCTTTTTACCGGAATCACTCAAACGGGATGCGAATTCTATAAAAGTTAAGGGAAAAAGACGGCCAATATTTAGTGTTAAAGATTTCTATGATGCCTTGACTCATCCCGAAGTGGGATTGATGCTCAGCATTTCTTTTATGACTATGTTTGCATTTTCTCTCATGCAGGGTACGTTTGCCTTATTTACCGAGCATAGCCTTAGTTTGACTGCACAGACGAATGGGTTTATTTTTGCGTACCTTGGCTTTATCGGAATAATTGTCCAGGTATTTTTGCTAAAGCGAATTTTGAAATTATTACCCGAACACAGAATAGTCACTATCGCGATTGCTTCACTTGCAGTCTCGCTTGCCCTGATTGCCCTAAGTACCAATCTAATTATGCTTGTTATTGCAATTACAATTCTTGCTATAGCAAACGGAGTTTCAGGGCCGGTAATCGCGGGATATATATCGAAATTAACACCCGACAATGAACAGGGAAATATTGCCGGAATGAATCAATCGGTCGGCGGTGTTGCGCGATTATTTGGTCCGTTGCTTGGAACATTTTTTTACAGCCAAATAGGTATGAGATCACCATACTTTATTGCAACTGGGATTTTGTTATTAACGTGCATTTATGGAATTAAAAAATTAAAACCCGTAAAGGAAGTTGTCACGCCAATGTAATAAAAGTAAGTTGGTAACAAGTTTCTTTAAGAAAACTAACCGGGTTTGCAGCAATTCTTCGGAATATTTAATCTAAGAAGTTTTTGGATCTTGGATAAGTGTAACAATAATTTAATCTACAATTTGCAATACAATTACTTTTTGGCTCTAGCTATTACTTTTACAAAAGCTGATTTATCACCGTAAAATACTTCTTCTCCACTTTCAATTTTCTCTATTCTAAAATTATTACTCACAAGTGACCCAGCATAACTTTCGCTGAAAAAGTGCCGTACGTGTCCGCGGTGCTCGAACATATCTTTTTCTATCTCAGTGCCGATACCGTATAGCGGATCACGTGTAGATTTACAGATGAAGCAAAGATAGCCGTTAGGTTTTAATAATTTATGTATATCATCAATAATCCTGCGAGTAACTTTGTCAGTAAAGTAATGGAGTGATAAGCGGGCGTAAACAACATCAAACATATCGGAGAAAAAAATCCGCTTATTCATGTCTGCCACCGTAAAAATTAAATTGGGTACGTTTCTAAATCTTTCGGTGTTTTTCGCAATTGCAACACCGGAAAAATCCGTAGCAATAACACTGTGGCCGGCATTCGCCAATGCGACGGAGTCATTGCCGGCTCCACATCCTAATTCCAATATTTTCGAATTTGGATCAATAAATTTTATTATTTCCCGGGCAAAGTCAGTCGGCTTATCTGAATAGTGATCAATATTACCTTTTTTGTGTAACGTGTCCCAATGGTGTTGTTGATTACTCACATTTGAATTATAACAGAGGTTAAGGAATTTGGATGATTGATTGGTAGCGCGGAAGTGGTGAACTATGTCAGGGCCTGTGCAGGCATTAACAAGCGACCTTCGAACGGAAAAATTAGTCAGTTTGATCTTCAGCGACTCGCAGTTTTTCGGTCCCAACCTGTATATGCAATTCGATAGTGAAATCGGTATTTTGGCTTATTATAAAGTATAATTGTGTGTTTATGAGCGAAGGAATGTTTCATCCAGAATCGGCAAGACAAGGAGAAATCACTACAAGAGAAAGAGAGCGAGTTGCAGAAGTTGTACAAACTCCAGAACCGGTGGTAACAATTTCTGGCGAACAATTAAGAGAGTCACAGACAGGCTTTGCCATAGGTAGGGGATTCGAAAAGTTTGAGGATATGCCTCCGATAGAAAGGGCAGTTTTTTTGGACTATTGAAAACGGGGTAGCAAACAATCATTTGAAAGCAGAAAAGGCAGCGGTTGAGGCTGGACTAGACCGAAAAGAGCAACTTGATTATATGATTAAGGCTTTGGAGGCTCGAATGCGTGCATTATCGCGATCTCTCAACAAGGCTGATATTATAGAGTTTCAGTCTTTGGATAATATTGGTCAGAGTTTAAGACAAGAACATGCTAAATTAAAATAGACCTTATTGACATTCAAAGACTTCAGGAATTTCTTATTCATAGTTATTTTCATTTGGAGCTTCACTTGGAATAGCTTGATTTTCAGAGCTATCATTCCCCAACACTGATCTTAACCTTTCAAGTGTATCTTCGAAGTTGATTTTTTACTTCTGAAAATATCTCCGGGAACTTTTGAAAATGGGGCAAAAGGCTGGTTGCTTTATTTTGTGTCAAAAAGAGCGATTGAGGATTTGACGGTGGGGTTAGCAGAAGAGTCGAAAGATAATGAGATAAGGGTGAATTGTGTTTCGCCGTCAGATACGGCTACTGAGGAATATATTAAATGCTTTCCCAAAGACGCTAAGTCGCTGATGCGCCAGAACTAGTTGCGCGTCTTATGTTTGAAGTATCCAAGAAACATGAGACAAGACAGTATTGGGAAATTAAAAAAGGTTTAGTTTCAAAAGTCTGTTATCATAAATAATATGGAATGGTTTTGGCTTACATTGGTTTACCTATGCTTCATGGTCATAGCTGCACTTATAAACAAAAAAAGTTTGTCGATAAATGGTATTGACGAGCTTGTCTTTGGTTCATCCGTGCAACTTATTACAGGAATAATTTGTCTAGTTCTTGCATTAGTGACTGGTTGGAGTTTCACTTTCGATTCGAAATCAATCTTGATGATTGTTTTGATGATTGGTACATATACTCTGGCTGTGACTTGTTATTACACAGGACTGAAAAGAGTTGATTTGTCTGAGGAAACAATATTAAGTTCGACAGGCGCGATCTGGAGTCTAATACTTGGTGTTTTGATTATAAATGAGAGCTTTGGTTGGTCGAAAATAGTAGGAGTTTTGTTCATCCTAATTGCCAACACAATACTTTTCTGGGGACCGTCAATTCTTCGGTTCGGCAAATACGAGAAAATAATTCTATTTTCTACAATTTTCTACGCCCAAGGTGCAGTATGGGACAAACTTCTAAGTGGCTACGGTAATTCACTAAGCTATGTCGCCATATCCTTTGGTTTGACCGGATTATTTATGCTTACTTTTTATCACAAAAGGACAATTAGAGCGGTTAAGGGGACCTTTCTTTTGAAGGCATACTGGAAGGGAGTGTTGACAAACGGCTTATTGTATTCCTTTGCTTTTTGGGCGTTGTTTAGCGCTTATCTAAA is a window from the Candidatus Woesebacteria bacterium genome containing:
- a CDS encoding MFS transporter, which gives rise to MKDKRIWIIFLIIFVNLLGFGIILPLLPYYVESFGAGPLTIGLIFASYSFFQIISAPILGELSDKFGRRPVLLFSIFGTAVSFGLLGIANSIPLLFLSRIIDGATGGNISTAQAYIADITTKENRTQGMGIMMAAFSLGFIIGPALGGLLSVYGYAVPAFVAGIVALGATLLTYFFLPESLKRDANSIKVKGKRRPIFSVKDFYDALTHPEVGLMLSISFMTMFAFSLMQGTFALFTEHSLSLTAQTNGFIFAYLGFIGIIVQVFLLKRILKLLPEHRIVTIAIASLAVSLALIALSTNLIMLVIAITILAIANGVSGPVIAGYISKLTPDNEQGNIAGMNQSVGGVARLFGPLLGTFFYSQIGMRSPYFIATGILLLTCIYGIKKLKPVKEVVTPM
- a CDS encoding class I SAM-dependent methyltransferase — encoded protein: MSNQQHHWDTLHKKGNIDHYSDKPTDFAREIIKFIDPNSKILELGCGAGNDSVALANAGHSVIATDFSGVAIAKNTERFRNVPNLIFTVADMNKRIFFSDMFDVVYARLSLHYFTDKVTRRIIDDIHKLLKPNGYLCFICKSTRDPLYGIGTEIEKDMFEHRGHVRHFFSESYAGSLVSNNFRIEKIESGEEVFYGDKSAFVKVIARAKK
- a CDS encoding EamA family transporter, whose protein sequence is MVIAALINKKSLSINGIDELVFGSSVQLITGIICLVLALVTGWSFTFDSKSILMIVLMIGTYTLAVTCYYTGLKRVDLSEETILSSTGAIWSLILGVLIINESFGWSKIVGVLFILIANTILFWGPSILRFGKYEKIILFSTIFYAQGAVWDKLLSGYGNSLSYVAISFGLTGLFMLTFYHKRTIRAVKGTFLLKAYWKGVLTNGLLYSFAFWALFSAYLKGGEVSRMFPMTLSTSVLVPIFGIVILKEYKGMQRKLIASAVLIFGMFMIGR